The following proteins are co-located in the Candidatus Eisenbacteria bacterium genome:
- a CDS encoding S8 family serine peptidase, with protein MNTRNTLAILAPLALFASLAAPAAGATDPWSPQPREGEVLSSRLDRAPKTAEGDRKAWVFFTDKAIPDEAMFRIAASRFAMRLDARSMVRRQKMGRAEIVGFHDLPVHQEYVDQVLALGANKRALSRYLNGVSVSAPLPVLRAIAELPFVRSIEPVRAFSRAEVAPDRPRPAEAAAKRAYSLDYGPSLGQLEMMQIPPLHDEGYDGTGMRVCLLDTGFKRTHESLQNVVVIAERDFINDDGNTSEEPGDPPGQFAHGTKILSLIAGYKPGSLIGSAYGAEFLLAKTEDTSQEQPIEEDWWVEGIEWADSMGADVASSSLGYSDWYTYQDMDGNTATTTIAADLAAWNGILVCTSAGNEGSSDWRYVTAPADADTIVAVGAVWSDTVIASFSSRGPTFDGRVKPELVAQGVYAHSADPYDDQTYSTCHGTSCSNPLLAGAATLVLQGNPFLTPYAVIAALKTTATRSESPDTAYGWGLVQAEDALYLVTSVRNQDDLVRWGGKLPPAEKTLELRASPNPFNPTVSFSVQVRIATNLRIRLYDARGALVDTLFNDAVAAGEHEVVWSGTDREGKPLPSGVYFAQAECPGVRVTEKLTLVR; from the coding sequence ATGAACACTCGAAACACTCTCGCGATTCTCGCCCCGCTCGCGCTGTTCGCGTCCCTCGCCGCGCCGGCGGCCGGCGCGACGGATCCTTGGAGCCCGCAGCCCCGCGAAGGGGAGGTTCTCTCTTCGCGTCTCGATCGGGCCCCGAAGACCGCCGAGGGCGACCGGAAGGCATGGGTTTTCTTCACGGATAAAGCGATCCCCGACGAGGCGATGTTTCGGATCGCCGCATCCCGCTTCGCGATGCGCCTGGACGCGCGGAGCATGGTGCGGCGCCAGAAGATGGGGCGCGCCGAAATCGTCGGCTTCCACGACCTTCCGGTCCACCAGGAATACGTCGACCAAGTGCTCGCGCTCGGCGCGAATAAGCGCGCGCTCTCTCGCTATCTCAACGGCGTGAGCGTGTCGGCTCCTCTCCCCGTTCTCCGCGCGATCGCAGAGCTTCCGTTCGTTCGGTCGATCGAGCCGGTGCGCGCGTTCTCGCGCGCCGAGGTCGCTCCGGACCGGCCCCGGCCGGCAGAGGCGGCGGCGAAGCGAGCCTACTCGCTCGACTACGGCCCTTCCCTCGGACAGCTTGAGATGATGCAGATCCCCCCTCTGCACGACGAGGGATACGACGGCACGGGGATGCGCGTGTGCCTCCTCGACACCGGCTTCAAGAGAACGCACGAGTCGCTGCAGAACGTGGTCGTGATCGCCGAGCGCGATTTCATCAACGACGACGGCAACACCTCCGAGGAGCCGGGCGATCCGCCGGGGCAGTTCGCCCACGGCACAAAGATTCTCTCCCTCATCGCCGGCTACAAGCCGGGGAGCCTGATCGGTTCGGCATACGGGGCGGAGTTCCTTCTCGCCAAGACCGAAGACACGAGCCAAGAGCAGCCGATCGAGGAGGATTGGTGGGTCGAGGGGATCGAGTGGGCGGACAGCATGGGGGCGGACGTCGCCTCGAGCAGTCTCGGATACAGCGATTGGTACACATATCAAGATATGGACGGGAACACCGCGACAACCACAATCGCCGCCGACCTCGCCGCGTGGAACGGAATCCTCGTCTGCACGTCGGCGGGGAACGAGGGGAGCTCCGATTGGCGCTACGTGACCGCCCCCGCCGACGCCGACACGATCGTCGCGGTCGGAGCGGTTTGGAGCGACACCGTGATCGCCTCCTTCAGCTCGCGGGGGCCGACCTTCGACGGCCGAGTGAAGCCGGAGCTCGTCGCGCAGGGCGTGTACGCCCACTCGGCGGATCCGTATGACGACCAGACGTATTCCACGTGCCACGGAACGTCCTGCTCAAACCCTCTCCTGGCCGGCGCGGCAACGCTCGTGTTGCAGGGGAACCCGTTCCTCACGCCCTACGCGGTCATCGCGGCGCTGAAGACCACGGCGACCCGGTCCGAATCCCCAGACACCGCCTATGGATGGGGCCTCGTCCAGGCGGAGGACGCTCTGTACCTCGTGACCTCGGTCCGGAACCAGGACGATCTCGTCCGCTGGGGCGGGAAGCTGCCCCCCGCGGAGAAGACCCTCGAGCTCCGCGCGTCGCCGAATCCTTTCAACCCGACGGTCTCCTTCTCCGTGCAGGTAAGGATCGCGACCAACCTCCGCATCCGCCTGTACGACGCGAGGGGCGCGCTCGTGGACACGCTCTTCAACGACGCCGTCGCCGCCGGGGAGCACGAGGTGGTCTGGAGCGGGACGGACCGAGAAGGGAAGCCGCTCCCCTCGGGAGTCTACTTCGCACAGGCGGAGTGCCCCGGGGTCCGCGTGACCGAAAAGCTCACCCTCGTCCGGTGA
- a CDS encoding inorganic phosphate transporter, with product MDLLTPGILFVLFLILWAEFVNGWTDAPNSIATVVSTRVLSPGAAVVMAVGLNILGALSGTAVAATIGKGIIEPDFVTPATVGAAMVGIIFWSTLAWVYGLPTSESHALVAGLTGAGLAVKGPAILLADGWRKVGLGLIFSTFLGFGIALLLMTIVYRLFYKSPPGKIRSLFSRLQVLSAAFMAFSHGSNDAQKFMGAFALTLYAGGIISHFYVPVLVILICAGVMGIGTAVGGWRIIRTLGTRVTRLEPVHGFAAETGAATVIEIASRVGIPLSTTHTISTAIMGVGSTRRLSAVRWGVAGEIVSAWVLTFPICGVLGYLSVVFFRWIGLH from the coding sequence TTGGATCTGCTGACGCCGGGCATCTTGTTCGTCCTCTTCCTCATTCTCTGGGCGGAGTTCGTCAACGGTTGGACCGACGCGCCCAACTCGATCGCCACGGTGGTGTCGACGCGCGTTCTCTCGCCCGGCGCGGCGGTGGTCATGGCGGTCGGCCTCAACATCCTCGGCGCGCTCTCCGGCACCGCGGTCGCCGCGACGATCGGGAAGGGGATCATCGAGCCGGACTTCGTGACCCCCGCGACGGTCGGGGCGGCGATGGTCGGGATCATCTTCTGGAGCACCCTGGCCTGGGTCTACGGGCTCCCGACGAGCGAGAGCCACGCGCTTGTCGCCGGGCTCACGGGAGCCGGTCTCGCGGTGAAAGGACCCGCGATCCTTCTCGCGGATGGCTGGAGGAAGGTCGGCCTCGGGCTCATCTTCTCGACCTTTCTCGGGTTCGGGATCGCTCTTCTACTCATGACGATTGTCTACCGTCTGTTCTACAAGTCGCCGCCCGGGAAGATCCGCTCTCTCTTCTCGCGGCTCCAGGTCCTTTCCGCGGCGTTCATGGCCTTTTCGCACGGCTCGAACGACGCGCAGAAGTTCATGGGGGCGTTCGCGCTCACGTTGTACGCCGGCGGTATCATTTCGCACTTCTACGTTCCCGTCCTCGTGATCCTGATCTGCGCCGGGGTGATGGGGATCGGAACCGCGGTCGGCGGATGGCGCATCATCCGGACGCTCGGGACCCGCGTCACGAGGCTCGAGCCGGTGCACGGGTTCGCCGCCGAGACCGGCGCCGCGACCGTGATCGAGATCGCCTCGCGGGTCGGCATCCCGCTCTCCACCACCCACACGATCTCGACGGCGATCATGGGGGTCGGATCGACCCGCCGGCTCTCGGCGGTCCGCTGGGGGGTCGCCGGGGAGATCGTCTCCGCGTGGGTTCTCACGTTCCCGATCTGCGGAGTGCTCGGCTACTTGTCCGTCGTCTTCTTCCGCTGGATCGGCCTGCACTAG